From Leguminivora glycinivorella isolate SPB_JAAS2020 chromosome 24, LegGlyc_1.1, whole genome shotgun sequence, a single genomic window includes:
- the LOC125238773 gene encoding endoplasmic reticulum junction formation protein lunapark-B — protein MGLIISRFRRKKTTTEILEKLETNIKRIEQDGQSKEQKHKRVIGYVMAYSVGLYVLFAILYYFMYVGKSQHWLSSVLHASPLLVLPVVVIFLRTAISWYYNWTISKNRIKLNKMKEEKKKILEEVMNTETYKVAKEILDKYGSPEDQSKALKPFTPSVNVPGNSGNPSTPQATPGQLRQRQLALTSTPINQNRELMPMNNIGSTFKGPRLRSDQLPRPLLDKNRSALDKVVDYLLKDGPNHRMALICNECSSHNGMAMVEEFDYVSYVCAYCGRLNPARKQRPAAPLLSSPRALPDIPRRMGADDSSISSSSDSDDDKKVKISEIGSSEAESDRPPSSLEGTPKSAAEKKKD, from the exons ATGGGTCTAATAATTTCCAGATTTCGA CGCAAAAAAACGACAACAGAAATTCTAGAAAAACTCGAAACCAACATAAAACGAATCGAGCAAGATGGTCAGAGCAAGGAGCAGAAACACAAACGGGTCATCGGCTACGTGATGGCGTACTCTgtgggcctctacgtgttgttCGCGATCTTGTATTACTTCATGTATGTGGGGAAGAGCCAGCACTGGTTGAGTTCGGTGTTGCATGCTTCGCCGCTACTGGTGTTGCCAGTTGT TGTGATCTTCCTACGCACCGCGATATCGTGGTACTACAACTGGACCATCAGCAAGAACAGGATAAAGCTGAACAAAATGAAAGAAGAGAAGAAGAAGATACTCGAAGAGGTTATGAACACTGAAACGTACAAG GTAGCGAAAGAGATCCTGGACAAGTACGGGAGCCCTGAAGACCAATCCAAAGCTCTGAAGCCGTTCACGCCCTCAGTCAACGTGCCTGGTAACAGCGGTAACCCTAGCACCCCCCAAG CGACACCCGGTCAGCTGAGACAGCGACAGCTCGCGTTGACATCGACCCCCATCAACCAGAATAGAGAGCTGATGCCCATGAATAATATAGGGTCGACTTTCAAGGGTCCTAGGTTGAGG TCTGATCAACTGCCTCGTCCGCTGTTGGACAAGAACCGCTCTGCCCTGGACAAAGTGGTGGACTACTTGTTAAAGGACGGGCCCAACCACCGCATGGCTCTCATTTGCAACGAGTGCTCTTCTCATAATG GAATGGCAATGGTAGAGGAGTTCGACTACGTCTCATACGTGTGTGCGTACTGCGGGCGCCTCAACCCAGCCCGCAAGCAGCGTCCGGCCGCCCCGTTACTGTCTTCACCGCGAGCGCTGCCAGACATACCACGCCGAATGG GCGCTGACGACTCTTCCATATCAAGTTCCAGTGATAGCGACGATGACAAGAAAGTCAAGATATCTGAAATTGGAA gtTCAGAAGCTGAATCGGATCGGCCCCCCTCCTCGTTGGAAGGGACTCCGAAATCCGCCGCCGAAAAGAAAAAAGACTGA